A genomic window from Candidatus Fusobacterium pullicola includes:
- a CDS encoding phosphoenolpyruvate carboxykinase: protein MRQEATINRNSITINFTVKYCNNSESLLDSDGFKRVLTAFIEKIEKKEAPIYVYIKDCCGKNSNLVQEITKFFKLLIVLEGEEIAKLDEKYAKLLEDRNALIEFIEKLYTFWRKYERYAIVRNSKKGEGLQNVNFIDAINNFKNLILSTYRQIEETIMGYKHRVYRQLSAGINAGIILNDMNRSCPAEYSFLERVPFIETIILQPPFITYPKRNTRTGIFQEVFENPLKDVCINEENWFCYPAKVGESLAFIYFDRYFMSQGIALCNLFELAREEEYKNRRPDIIYVYGVKDYDTEMKTVFYDDKENNMIIGYANYSEDIDYFGYMKKMILTLHNLRMIQKGGLPIHGAMVNIIMKNGKKYNVVIMGDSGAGKSESLEAFRNLSEQYVKDMKVIFDDMGTLLLNPKGGAPLGFGTEIGAFVRLDDLDTGYAYKEIDRSIFMNPDKKNSRIIIPIASYNDIMKGYPVDFFFYANNYDKAEDNELEFFSNPEEAIEIFKAGKRMAKGTTSEVGIVDSYFANPFGPVQKQKETDILIDRFFKEMFAKGVKVGQIKTQLGIKGMEKAGPMKAAQKLFELIKD, encoded by the coding sequence ATGAGACAAGAAGCAACAATCAATAGAAATAGTATTACTATAAATTTTACTGTAAAATATTGTAATAACTCAGAATCACTTTTAGATAGTGATGGTTTTAAAAGAGTTTTAACAGCTTTTATAGAAAAAATAGAAAAAAAGGAAGCACCAATATATGTATATATAAAGGATTGTTGTGGAAAAAATTCAAATTTGGTTCAAGAAATTACGAAATTTTTTAAACTTCTTATTGTACTAGAAGGAGAAGAAATAGCGAAATTAGATGAAAAATATGCAAAATTATTGGAAGATAGAAATGCTTTAATAGAGTTTATTGAGAAACTTTATACATTTTGGAGAAAATATGAAAGATATGCAATAGTAAGAAATAGCAAAAAAGGAGAGGGATTACAAAACGTTAACTTTATTGATGCTATAAATAATTTTAAAAATCTTATTCTTAGTACATATAGACAAATTGAAGAAACAATAATGGGATATAAACATAGAGTATACAGACAGCTTAGTGCTGGAATAAATGCTGGTATTATTTTAAATGATATGAATAGAAGCTGTCCCGCTGAGTATTCATTCTTAGAAAGGGTTCCTTTTATAGAAACAATTATTTTACAACCTCCATTTATAACTTATCCAAAAAGAAATACAAGAACTGGAATTTTCCAAGAAGTATTTGAAAATCCATTGAAAGATGTATGTATAAATGAGGAAAATTGGTTTTGTTATCCTGCAAAAGTAGGAGAATCGCTAGCTTTTATCTATTTTGATAGATATTTTATGTCTCAAGGTATTGCACTATGTAACTTGTTTGAGTTAGCTAGAGAGGAAGAGTATAAAAATAGAAGACCAGATATCATATATGTATATGGAGTAAAGGACTATGATACAGAAATGAAAACGGTTTTCTATGATGATAAAGAAAATAATATGATAATCGGTTATGCAAACTATAGTGAAGATATTGATTATTTTGGATATATGAAAAAGATGATATTAACTCTTCATAACCTAAGAATGATACAAAAAGGTGGACTTCCTATACATGGAGCTATGGTAAATATCATTATGAAAAACGGTAAAAAATATAATGTAGTTATCATGGGAGATAGTGGAGCTGGTAAGTCAGAGAGTTTAGAGGCTTTTAGAAATCTAAGTGAACAGTATGTAAAAGATATGAAGGTTATCTTTGATGACATGGGAACGCTTCTTTTAAATCCTAAAGGAGGAGCACCTCTAGGATTTGGAACAGAGATAGGAGCTTTCGTTAGATTAGATGACTTGGATACAGGATATGCTTATAAGGAGATTGACAGAAGTATATTTATGAATCCAGACAAGAAAAACTCAAGAATTATTATTCCAATAGCATCATATAACGATATAATGAAAGGATATCCAGTAGATTTCTTCTTCTATGCTAATAACTATGATAAAGCTGAGGATAATGAGTTGGAGTTTTTCTCTAATCCAGAGGAAGCTATAGAAATTTTTAAAGCAGGTAAAAGAATGGCTAAAGGAACTACAAGTGAAGTTGGAATAGTTGATTCATATTTTGCTAACCCGTTTGGACCAGTTCAAAAGCAAAAAGAAACAGATATATTAATAGATAGATTCTTTAAAGAGATGTTTGCTAAAGGCGTAAAGGTAGGACAGATAAAAACACAACTTGGAATAAAAGGAATGGAAAA
- a CDS encoding DeoR/GlpR family DNA-binding transcription regulator, with the protein MNVRRFDIILKILQTNKTIKVQELMEKLNVSEATIRRDLNTLEKNGKIKRVHGGAVLNLSNEEDIISKKTIHSKAKEKIGKLASQYIKDGDTIYLDAGTTTEALIKFLEYKKNIKVVTNGISHLEILNRYGIETYLLGGEAKFTTGATVGIGAIHSLRTYNIDIAFIGTNGVTKEGYSTPDTKEAMIKSEVVNRANQVYFLCDSSKFGKKSFVIFASLEDGKLITEGDIPNELTVQ; encoded by the coding sequence ATGAATGTTCGTAGATTTGACATAATTTTAAAAATTTTACAAACTAATAAAACTATAAAAGTCCAAGAGTTAATGGAGAAGCTTAATGTTTCTGAGGCAACTATTCGACGTGATCTAAATACCTTAGAAAAAAATGGTAAAATAAAAAGAGTTCATGGTGGAGCTGTTTTAAATCTTAGTAATGAAGAAGATATAATTTCGAAAAAGACTATTCATTCTAAAGCAAAAGAAAAAATAGGAAAACTAGCTAGCCAATATATAAAAGATGGAGATACTATATACCTTGATGCTGGAACTACAACTGAAGCTTTGATTAAGTTTCTTGAGTATAAGAAAAATATAAAAGTTGTCACTAATGGAATCTCTCATCTTGAGATATTAAATAGATATGGAATTGAAACTTATTTACTAGGTGGAGAAGCTAAATTTACTACTGGAGCTACAGTTGGTATTGGAGCTATTCACTCTTTAAGAACTTACAATATAGATATTGCTTTTATTGGTACAAACGGGGTTACTAAAGAAGGATATTCTACTCCAGATACAAAAGAAGCAATGATAAAAAGTGAAGTTGTAAATAGAGCTAATCAAGTTTATTTTTTATGTGATTCATCAAAATTTGGAAAAAAATCCTTTGTTATATTTGCTTCATTAGAAGATGGAAAACTTATTACTGAAGGAGATATTCCAAACGAGCTAACTGTACAATAA
- the pfkB gene encoding 1-phosphofructokinase, protein MIYTLTLNPAIDYYMSMDNFKLGELNSLEEGYTLPGGKGINVSKVLKNFSVESKALGFVGGFTGDYIINHLKGYDISSDFIELKENTRINIKLKTKDSETEIAGKSPTISDENIKELLEKFRDIKSEDIVILSGSVPNSVTKNIYADIINILPKDCKVILDTRGVPFVEGLKAGVFLTKPNNHELEEFFNKKLNTLEEIIQAGKDLQALGSKNVLISLGKDGSILITEKDVYIGNTPQGKLISSVGAGDSMVAGVVYGIATGNSLEESYKYGIASGSSTAFSEGLTTFEGMNNLLNKIEIKKY, encoded by the coding sequence ATGATATATACATTAACACTTAATCCAGCTATAGATTATTATATGAGTATGGATAATTTTAAATTAGGAGAGTTAAACTCTTTAGAAGAGGGATATACTTTACCAGGAGGAAAAGGTATCAACGTTTCTAAAGTTTTAAAAAATTTTTCTGTAGAAAGTAAAGCTTTAGGATTTGTTGGAGGATTTACTGGAGATTATATTATTAATCACTTAAAAGGATATGATATTTCTAGTGACTTTATTGAGCTTAAAGAAAATACAAGAATCAACATAAAATTAAAAACAAAGGATTCAGAAACTGAGATTGCAGGAAAATCTCCTACTATTTCTGATGAAAATATCAAAGAATTACTAGAAAAATTTAGAGATATTAAATCTGAAGATATAGTAATTCTTTCTGGAAGTGTTCCTAATTCAGTTACTAAAAATATCTATGCTGATATTATAAATATTTTACCAAAAGATTGTAAGGTTATTTTAGATACTAGAGGAGTTCCTTTTGTAGAAGGATTAAAAGCAGGAGTATTTTTAACAAAGCCAAACAATCATGAGTTGGAAGAGTTTTTCAATAAGAAATTAAATACTTTGGAAGAGATTATCCAAGCTGGAAAAGATTTACAAGCTTTAGGAAGTAAAAATGTACTAATTTCTTTAGGAAAAGATGGTTCTATATTAATTACTGAAAAAGATGTATATATAGGAAATACTCCTCAAGGTAAATTAATCAGTTCTGTTGGAGCTGGAGATTCTATGGTAGCTGGTGTTGTTTATGGAATAGCAACTGGAAATTCCTTAGAGGAAAGCTATAAATACGGAATAGCTTCTGGAAGTTCTACTGCTTTTTCAGAAGGACTTACAACTTTTGAAGGTATGAATAACTTATTAAATAAAATAGAGATAAAAAAATATTAA
- a CDS encoding fructose-specific PTS transporter subunit EIIC, whose protein sequence is MITNLLTRECINLNLKGQTKQEIIDEMVEILYQGGKLNDKEEYKKAILAREAQSSTGLEEGIAIPHAKTSAVKIPSIAFGLSKNGVDYESLDGEPSKLFFMIAAPANASNTHIEILSKLTTMLLDDEIREKLLEVKTPEEVISILTSDVKEEKVEEVSQGYPEVLAVTACPTGIAHTYMAADALIKKAKDMGVNIKVETNGSTGVKNEITAEEIKHAKGIIVAADKNVEMERFAGKHVEIVPVKERIKNPETLIKNALNQTAPIYNVTTGGEKTATKKEKTGFYKHLMSGVSNMLPFVVGGGILIAISFMFGIQASNPNDPSFHPIAKLLSDIGGGNAFFLMIPVMAGFIGMSIADRPGFAPAMVGGLISLNNGGGFLGGLIGGFLGGYVVVLLKKVFAKLPSSLEGLKPVLLYPLFGIFITGALMYGVIINPIAALNTGVTNFLQGLGTGNLVLLGALVAGMMAVDMGGPVNKSAFTFGIMMITAGNFYPHAAVMAGGMVPPLGIALATTFFKNKFTQDERDAGKVCYIMGLSFITEGAIPFAAADPIRVIPACIVGSALAGGLSMFFRVQLPAPHGGLFVLPVVTNPVMYLISIIIGSVVTALILGFIKKPVQE, encoded by the coding sequence ATGATAACAAATTTACTTACACGTGAGTGTATAAACTTAAATTTAAAAGGGCAAACAAAACAAGAAATTATTGATGAAATGGTAGAAATTCTTTATCAAGGTGGTAAATTAAATGATAAAGAAGAGTATAAAAAGGCTATTTTAGCAAGAGAAGCTCAAAGTTCAACTGGACTTGAAGAGGGAATTGCAATACCTCATGCTAAAACTTCAGCTGTAAAGATACCAAGTATAGCTTTTGGATTATCAAAAAATGGTGTTGATTATGAATCTTTAGATGGAGAACCATCAAAACTATTTTTTATGATAGCAGCTCCAGCTAACGCATCTAATACTCATATTGAAATTTTATCAAAATTAACAACAATGTTATTAGATGATGAAATAAGAGAAAAACTTTTAGAAGTAAAAACTCCTGAAGAGGTAATATCTATTCTTACCTCTGATGTTAAAGAGGAAAAAGTTGAAGAGGTATCTCAAGGATATCCAGAAGTCTTAGCAGTAACAGCTTGCCCTACTGGAATAGCTCATACTTATATGGCTGCTGATGCACTTATAAAAAAGGCTAAAGATATGGGAGTTAACATTAAAGTAGAAACAAATGGTTCTACAGGTGTAAAAAATGAGATAACTGCAGAAGAAATAAAGCATGCAAAGGGAATAATTGTTGCTGCAGATAAAAATGTTGAAATGGAAAGATTTGCTGGAAAACATGTTGAGATAGTTCCTGTAAAAGAGAGAATAAAAAATCCTGAAACTTTAATAAAAAATGCTTTAAATCAGACTGCTCCTATATATAATGTAACTACTGGTGGTGAAAAAACAGCTACTAAGAAAGAAAAGACTGGTTTCTATAAACACCTTATGTCAGGGGTATCAAATATGTTACCATTTGTTGTTGGTGGAGGTATATTAATAGCAATATCATTTATGTTTGGTATTCAAGCTAGCAACCCTAATGATCCTTCATTCCACCCAATAGCAAAATTATTAAGTGATATTGGTGGAGGAAACGCTTTCTTCTTAATGATACCTGTTATGGCTGGATTTATTGGAATGAGTATAGCTGATAGACCAGGTTTTGCTCCTGCTATGGTTGGAGGACTTATCTCTTTAAATAATGGTGGAGGATTCCTTGGTGGTCTTATTGGAGGATTCCTTGGTGGATATGTTGTAGTTTTATTAAAGAAAGTTTTTGCTAAATTACCATCTAGTTTAGAAGGATTAAAACCTGTTTTATTATATCCACTATTTGGTATTTTCATAACAGGAGCTTTAATGTATGGAGTTATTATCAATCCAATAGCAGCTCTTAACACTGGAGTCACTAATTTCTTACAAGGTTTAGGAACTGGAAATCTAGTTCTATTAGGAGCTTTAGTTGCTGGAATGATGGCTGTCGATATGGGAGGACCTGTAAATAAAAGTGCATTTACTTTCGGTATTATGATGATAACAGCTGGAAATTTCTATCCACATGCTGCTGTAATGGCTGGAGGAATGGTACCACCTCTTGGAATAGCTTTAGCTACTACTTTCTTTAAAAATAAATTCACTCAAGATGAGAGAGATGCTGGTAAAGTTTGCTACATAATGGGACTATCTTTTATTACAGAGGGGGCTATTCCATTTGCTGCTGCTGACCCAATTAGAGTTATCCCAGCTTGTATAGTTGGTTCTGCTCTAGCAGGAGGATTATCTATGTTCTTTAGAGTACAATTACCTGCTCCTCATGGAGGATTATTTGTACTCCCAGTTGTAACTAATCCAGTTATGTATCTAATATCTATTATTATTGGTTCTGTTGTTACAGCTTTAATTTTAGGATTCATTAAAAAACCAGTACAAGAATAA
- a CDS encoding substrate-binding domain-containing protein, giving the protein MSGNSEKELLKSIKSIINSGKVKGFILLYSKDNDPILEYLNKNNQIYTIIGKPSKNINNTIYIDNDNITAGKDATDYLIKLGHKKIGFLYNQGNRIFVQDRKAGYISSLLENNIEIKQEYCLEKNLALEKDTLELQELFLSEHSPTAIIALDDIIALLLEKILLNINKHVPKDLSIITFNNTLLTTLTNPQLTCIDINNYQLGLESALQIIRHIKDPNLLPTKIIVPHNIIERNSCKKFENN; this is encoded by the coding sequence ATATCTGGAAACTCAGAAAAGGAATTATTAAAATCTATAAAATCAATTATAAATAGTGGTAAGGTAAAGGGTTTTATTTTACTATATTCAAAGGATAATGATCCAATTTTAGAATATTTAAATAAAAATAATCAAATTTATACAATTATAGGAAAACCAAGTAAGAATATAAATAATACTATTTATATTGATAATGATAATATTACAGCTGGAAAAGATGCAACAGATTATTTAATAAAACTTGGACATAAAAAAATAGGTTTTCTTTATAATCAAGGAAATAGAATATTTGTTCAAGATAGAAAGGCAGGATATATCTCTTCTCTTCTTGAAAATAATATTGAGATCAAGCAGGAATATTGTTTAGAAAAAAATTTAGCTTTAGAGAAAGATACTTTAGAGCTACAAGAGCTATTTTTATCTGAGCATTCTCCAACTGCAATAATTGCATTAGATGATATAATAGCTCTTCTATTAGAAAAAATTCTTTTAAATATAAATAAACATGTACCTAAGGATCTATCAATTATAACTTTTAATAATACATTGCTTACAACTTTAACTAATCCTCAGTTAACTTGTATAGATATAAATAATTATCAATTAGGTCTAGAAAGTGCTTTACAAATTATAAGACATATAAAAGATCCTAATTTGTTACCAACTAAAATTATTGTACCGCACAATATTATAGAGAGAAATAGTTGTAAAAAATTTGAAAATAATTAA
- the malQ gene encoding 4-alpha-glucanotransferase: protein MLLHISSLPSNYGIGTFGEEAYKFVDFLKYSGQTYWQILPLGQTSYGDSPYQSFSINAGNPYFIDLDILAYEGLLKQEEYQTLNWGDNPTLIDYELMYNLRYHILEKAFTRFNLKEDGYIKFLEQEKNWLEDYALFMAIKKANNDYSWEKWSEKFRKKDPETLKCFIKNNREKIEFWKFLQYKFYTQWRNLKNYANKNGIKIIGDIPIYVAYDSVEVWKNPEYFQLDEHLNMISVAGCPPDAFSAIGQLWGNPLYNWEYMEKTKYNWWIDRLKSATTLYDIVRIDHFRGFESYYSIPANETTALNGKWQKGPGIKLFNRIKEELGELNLIAEDLGYLTEDVIQLLKETGYPGMKLMQFAFDSREGGDYLPHNYTQNSVAYIGTHDNNTALGWILSTNSNDIEYMRSYLDIYTSNDKETVWKMISRTMAVTSNVVIIQMQDYLGLGDEARMNVPSTIGGNWCWRMWKNATDERLIQSMLHITGLYKRIRKSN from the coding sequence ATATTATTGCATATATCTTCTCTACCATCAAATTATGGAATTGGAACTTTTGGAGAAGAAGCTTATAAGTTTGTAGATTTTTTAAAATATTCGGGACAAACTTACTGGCAAATATTACCATTAGGACAAACAAGTTATGGAGATTCTCCTTATCAATCATTTTCTATAAATGCTGGAAACCCTTATTTTATAGATTTAGATATTCTTGCTTATGAAGGACTTTTAAAACAAGAGGAGTACCAAACTCTTAATTGGGGTGATAATCCGACACTAATAGACTATGAATTAATGTATAATTTGAGATACCATATTTTAGAAAAAGCTTTTACAAGATTTAACCTAAAAGAAGATGGATATATAAAATTTTTAGAACAAGAAAAAAATTGGTTAGAAGATTATGCTCTTTTTATGGCTATAAAAAAAGCTAATAATGACTATTCTTGGGAAAAATGGAGTGAAAAATTTAGAAAAAAAGACCCTGAAACCCTAAAATGTTTTATAAAAAATAATAGAGAAAAAATTGAGTTTTGGAAATTTTTACAATATAAATTTTATACTCAATGGAGAAATCTGAAAAATTATGCAAATAAAAATGGAATAAAAATTATAGGAGATATTCCTATATACGTAGCTTATGATAGTGTAGAGGTATGGAAAAATCCAGAATATTTTCAACTAGATGAACACCTTAATATGATATCTGTAGCTGGATGTCCTCCAGATGCTTTCTCTGCAATTGGTCAATTATGGGGAAATCCCCTATATAATTGGGAATATATGGAAAAGACCAAATATAATTGGTGGATAGATCGGCTAAAAAGTGCTACAACTCTTTATGATATTGTAAGAATAGATCACTTTAGAGGATTTGAAAGCTATTATTCTATTCCTGCTAATGAAACTACTGCTTTAAATGGAAAATGGCAGAAAGGACCAGGAATAAAATTATTCAATAGAATAAAGGAAGAGCTTGGAGAACTAAATTTAATAGCTGAAGATCTTGGTTATCTTACAGAAGATGTTATACAACTTTTAAAAGAAACCGGATATCCAGGAATGAAACTTATGCAATTTGCTTTTGATTCTAGAGAAGGGGGAGATTACTTACCACACAATTATACTCAAAATAGTGTAGCGTATATTGGAACTCATGATAATAATACTGCTTTGGGATGGATACTTTCTACTAATAGTAATGATATCGAATATATGAGAAGTTATTTAGATATTTATACTTCTAATGATAAGGAAACTGTTTGGAAAATGATCTCTAGGACAATGGCTGTTACAAGTAATGTTGTTATTATTCAGATGCAAGATTATTTAGGATTAGGAGATGAAGCTAGGATGAATGTACCTTCTACTATTGGGGGTAACTGGTGTTGGAGAATGTGGAAAAATGCTACTGATGAAAGATTAATTCAAAGTATGTTACATATAACTGGATTATACAAAAGAATAAGAAAAAGCAATTAA